One window of Myxococcus fulvus genomic DNA carries:
- a CDS encoding protein kinase domain-containing protein, with the protein MFQVGDISASTVHTLAGLIATRIGYPAGEEFLEAALTELTQDSENVGLSQLVAKVQTLSGVTALKLRKSAFFAEHQAPRQQEDSGARPEPLPQEVSAKTSLGLPPGLTFVKIQGQGGFGMVMQARTQDGEIVIVKQLQSVAEAQHEERVMRALDHPNIPKVRGRHQAFLVMDFVVGDDLKGEIPMKPERIYQVGLAVLETLSYMHRSNYVHGDIKPANVMLTTTGRFMLIDFGEAKTIDGNASRVEADIRMFGNLLRRLMMGNEVSDETKWPTWVPLIQRRLIDRCRQKFGTQPDLGEIVRLLTTFSVPLQVG; encoded by the coding sequence ATGTTCCAGGTCGGAGACATCAGCGCATCCACGGTGCACACGCTCGCCGGGCTCATCGCGACACGCATCGGCTACCCCGCCGGCGAGGAGTTCCTGGAGGCGGCGCTCACCGAGCTCACCCAGGACTCCGAGAACGTGGGCCTCTCCCAGCTCGTCGCGAAGGTCCAGACGCTCAGCGGCGTGACGGCGCTCAAGCTCCGCAAGAGCGCCTTCTTCGCCGAGCATCAAGCCCCGCGCCAGCAGGAGGACTCGGGCGCGCGGCCGGAGCCGCTTCCACAGGAGGTGAGCGCGAAGACGAGCCTGGGTCTGCCGCCCGGGCTCACGTTCGTGAAAATCCAGGGTCAGGGCGGCTTCGGCATGGTGATGCAGGCCAGGACCCAGGACGGTGAAATCGTCATCGTGAAGCAACTCCAGTCGGTCGCCGAGGCCCAGCACGAAGAGCGGGTGATGCGCGCCCTGGACCACCCGAACATCCCCAAGGTGCGCGGCCGCCACCAGGCCTTCCTGGTCATGGACTTCGTCGTCGGTGACGACCTCAAGGGCGAAATCCCCATGAAGCCGGAGCGCATCTACCAGGTGGGGCTCGCGGTGCTGGAGACCCTGTCATACATGCACCGGAGCAACTACGTGCATGGGGACATCAAGCCCGCGAACGTCATGCTCACGACCACCGGGCGCTTCATGCTCATCGACTTCGGAGAGGCGAAGACCATCGATGGCAATGCCTCGCGGGTCGAAGCCGACATCCGGATGTTCGGCAACCTCTTGCGCCGACTGATGATGGGCAACGAGGTCTCGGACGAGACGAAGTGGCCCACCTGGGTTCCGCTCATCCAGCGCCGGTTGATCGACCGCTGCCGGCAGAAGTTCGGCACCCAGCCCGACCTGGGGGAGATTGTCCGCCTGCTCACGACGTTCAGCGTCCCGCTCCAGGTGGGCTGA